A portion of the Faecalibacterium sp. I3-3-89 genome contains these proteins:
- a CDS encoding glycoside hydrolase family 2 TIM barrel-domain containing protein: MPLNNPITSALLADPEIFQQNRLPFHAHFADQTSPEMPLAVSLDGEWAFHYAENLTAPFSDWDTLTVPGFIQMQSLQKPGQPYGTPHYVNTQYPWDGHEKLHPGQIPQDYNPIGEYQRSFTLPESWASCYLRLNGADSAAAVWCNDVYIGYTEDTFTPAEFDMTAAVHPGENTLTVQVYRFSSGSWLEDQDFWRMSGLFRSVELFTKPEIHLKDVFVKQDFAPDFSSATVTFDCKVSGAGTISVVFDGEEQSAEVGEPAEYDSGVVFGKGEADPDVEEDVQDVSFTFTVEHPTLWSAEQPNLYEAEIALLNEGALVERTGLKVGLRKFELKERQMLLNGKRIVFKGVNRHEWSCRTGRTVSREEMLWDVKNLKAHNVNAVRTSHYPNDPYFLSLCDEYGLYVIGETNLETHGTWQKLGADGSDEWTLPGARPEWRENVLARAEAMLERDKNHPAILIWSCGNESHGGKTLWEMSEYFRNTDPSRLVHYEGIFWNREYPATSDMESQMYTPVADIKKFLAEHPEKPFIMCEYSHAMGNSCGGITDYTEYAYEEPLYQGGFIWEYMDHGIAVTRPDGKPVFAYGGDFGDRPTDREFCVDGLVLPDRRNTPKMDAVKAAYAPLKITLTDTEAVIENRNLFTDLNAYDLVFASSVNGKPERRAVLRADCKPGGTEHIPFPFALPEAGLACMTVTAIQRAALPGIPAGYEAALGQVWHNYAVARLTLPAPQLVEMDCNVGVKGEGFEYIFGRGKGLVSIRYNGVQLLDDTVRPNFWRAPTNNDEGCAEPFTFAFWKTAGLYARCDNLTAETKGDFVIARANYTLPDGQTLPIDFAIDGAGRCDITMTWQGTRTELPEFGLLFPLRRELTEVSYLGLGPRETTADRTAGGKMGAWNYNVRQDFAQNTPVYPQECGSRTGVYSATVTGSGLNIGIGFAGDGMTFSALPYTPHELENARHLYELPRDDNKTVVRCAAFQRGVGGDNSWGAKPHADACFAVEKGTSFRFTIQK; encoded by the coding sequence ATGCCTTTAAATAATCCTATCACATCGGCGCTTCTGGCCGACCCGGAAATTTTCCAGCAGAACCGTTTGCCCTTCCACGCTCATTTTGCAGACCAGACAAGCCCGGAAATGCCGCTGGCCGTCAGCTTGGATGGCGAATGGGCTTTCCACTATGCGGAAAACCTGACTGCGCCTTTCTCAGACTGGGACACCCTGACCGTGCCCGGCTTCATCCAAATGCAGAGCCTGCAAAAGCCCGGCCAGCCCTACGGCACGCCCCATTACGTCAACACCCAGTACCCGTGGGACGGCCATGAAAAGCTGCACCCCGGTCAGATTCCGCAGGATTATAACCCCATCGGGGAATACCAGCGCAGTTTCACCCTGCCGGAAAGCTGGGCAAGCTGCTATCTGCGCCTGAACGGCGCGGACAGCGCTGCCGCCGTCTGGTGCAATGACGTTTACATCGGCTACACCGAGGATACCTTCACTCCCGCTGAATTTGACATGACCGCCGCCGTCCACCCCGGCGAAAATACCCTGACGGTACAGGTGTACCGTTTCTCCTCCGGCAGCTGGCTGGAGGATCAGGATTTCTGGCGCATGAGCGGCTTGTTCCGCTCTGTGGAGCTGTTCACAAAGCCGGAAATTCACCTCAAGGATGTCTTTGTGAAGCAGGATTTTGCCCCGGACTTTTCCAGTGCCACTGTCACCTTTGATTGCAAGGTCAGCGGCGCGGGCACCATCTCGGTGGTGTTTGATGGCGAGGAGCAGTCTGCTGAGGTGGGCGAACCTGCCGAATACGACAGCGGTGTGGTGTTCGGCAAGGGCGAGGCCGACCCGGACGTGGAAGAGGACGTGCAGGATGTCTCCTTCACCTTTACGGTGGAGCATCCCACCCTGTGGAGCGCCGAGCAGCCGAACCTGTACGAAGCAGAAATTGCCCTGCTGAACGAGGGTGCTCTCGTGGAGCGCACCGGATTGAAAGTCGGCTTGCGTAAGTTTGAGCTGAAAGAACGCCAGATGCTTTTGAACGGCAAGCGTATCGTGTTCAAGGGTGTCAACCGCCACGAGTGGAGCTGCCGCACCGGCCGCACCGTCAGCCGGGAAGAGATGCTGTGGGATGTAAAGAACCTGAAGGCCCACAACGTCAACGCCGTGCGCACCAGCCACTACCCCAACGACCCCTATTTCCTGTCCCTCTGCGATGAATACGGCCTGTATGTCATCGGGGAGACCAATCTGGAGACCCACGGCACATGGCAGAAGCTGGGTGCGGACGGCTCGGACGAGTGGACGCTGCCCGGTGCCCGCCCGGAGTGGCGGGAAAATGTGCTTGCCCGCGCCGAAGCCATGCTGGAACGGGACAAAAACCACCCGGCCATCCTCATTTGGTCTTGCGGCAACGAGAGCCACGGCGGCAAGACCCTGTGGGAGATGAGCGAGTATTTCCGCAACACCGACCCCAGCCGCCTTGTGCACTACGAGGGCATTTTCTGGAACCGGGAGTACCCCGCCACCTCCGATATGGAAAGCCAGATGTACACCCCGGTGGCAGACATCAAAAAGTTTCTGGCAGAGCACCCGGAAAAGCCCTTTATCATGTGCGAGTACAGCCACGCCATGGGTAACAGCTGCGGCGGCATCACCGACTACACCGAGTATGCCTACGAAGAGCCCCTGTATCAGGGCGGGTTTATCTGGGAGTACATGGACCACGGCATTGCAGTGACACGCCCGGACGGCAAGCCCGTCTTTGCCTATGGCGGCGACTTCGGCGACCGCCCCACCGACCGGGAATTCTGCGTGGACGGCCTTGTGCTGCCCGACCGCCGTAACACCCCCAAAATGGACGCCGTCAAGGCGGCCTACGCACCGCTGAAGATCACCCTGACCGACACGGAAGCCGTGATTGAAAACCGGAATCTCTTTACCGACCTGAACGCCTACGACCTTGTGTTTGCGTCCTCGGTCAACGGCAAGCCGGAGCGCCGGGCGGTGCTGCGGGCAGACTGCAAGCCGGGCGGGACGGAGCACATCCCGTTTCCCTTTGCCTTACCGGAGGCTGGGCTTGCCTGCATGACCGTTACCGCCATCCAGCGGGCTGCACTGCCCGGCATCCCGGCGGGCTATGAAGCCGCTTTGGGGCAGGTATGGCACAACTACGCCGTCGCCCGGCTGACCCTGCCCGCCCCGCAGCTGGTGGAGATGGACTGCAACGTCGGCGTAAAGGGCGAGGGCTTCGAGTACATCTTTGGCCGAGGCAAGGGGCTGGTGTCCATCCGCTATAACGGCGTGCAGCTGCTGGACGATACCGTGCGCCCCAATTTCTGGCGTGCGCCCACCAACAACGACGAGGGCTGTGCAGAGCCGTTTACATTTGCCTTCTGGAAAACCGCCGGTCTCTACGCCCGCTGCGATAACCTGACCGCTGAAACAAAGGGCGATTTCGTCATCGCCCGCGCAAACTACACCCTGCCAGATGGGCAGACGCTGCCCATTGATTTTGCCATTGACGGCGCAGGCCGCTGTGATATCACCATGACATGGCAGGGCACGCGCACTGAGCTGCCGGAGTTCGGTCTGCTCTTCCCGCTGCGTCGGGAGCTGACGGAAGTCTCCTATCTGGGTCTTGGCCCCCGGGAGACCACCGCCGACCGCACTGCAGGCGGCAAGATGGGTGCGTGGAACTACAACGTCCGGCAGGATTTTGCCCAGAACACCCCGGTCTACCCGCAGGAGTGCGGCAGCCGCACCGGCGTGTACAGTGCAACTGTCACCGGCAGCGGATTGAATATAGGCATCGGCTTTGCAGGGGACGGCATGACCTTCTCGGCGCTGCCCTACACGCCCCATGAACTGGAAAACGCCCGCCACCTTTACGAGCTGCCCCGGGACGACAATAAGACGGTCGTCCGCTGCGCTGCTTTCCAGCGCGGCGTGGGCGGCGACAACAGCTGGGGCGCAAAGCCCCATGCAGACGCCTGCTTTGCGGTGGAGAAGGGAACCTCGTTCCGTTTTACGATTCAAAAATAA